The Anaerolineales bacterium DNA segment ATTCGCAGCCTGGGACAGGGTGAATCGACGCGCCTGGCGCATATCAAATTCGAAGATTACGAGGAAGCAATTCGAGTGAGTATGCTGCGTGAGCTCGATCATGAAATCTACGAAAAGCTTGCCAACGGCCAATCCATTGCCTCCCTGGACGAGCCATCTCAAGCGCAAATCGCTGTCGTATTGGGCAGCCGATTGTTGACCGAAAGCCACCGCAGGCTGATCCTTTCGGTGGGCGATGGACTCTGGATCGATTATCTGACCCAGATGGAAGCGCTGCGTACATCGATCGGATTGGAAGCCTACGCTCAACGCGATCCTCTCGTGCAATACAAGAGCCGCGCGTTTGATATGTTCGCCGAATTGCTCGCCACGATGCGTGCGGGAGTGGTCACGCGGATGTTCCGCGTACGAACTGCCGCGCCTGCACAGGCCGCCCCTGGACGTTCGACTTCAGGTTCACGAAGTACAAAGAAAAAACGACGACGTCGTCGTCGGTGATACATACGCCGCATATTCGTGATTTTCACACGGCCGGGATCAGTCCAAACTCGTGCTCGAGGACATCCAGGGCTTCATCAACCGCTGACAGTTTGTCGCTGGGGAATCACCGGGAATACGTCTCACAGTGCGGGATCGATCCGCATTTTCTATTGAAGTGCCTCCCACTTTGAAACGGCTTCCTTTATCAGCTTGCTTACTTTTGGATCAGGCACTTCCTCGATCGCATAGCTGTTGTTGTCAATGAGCACGTGCACGGTTTCGTCCGGACCTTCATACAATTTGATCCGTCTTTGCTCATTTTCAATTTCCGCCAGATTTTGCTGCAGGAAGTGGTCGATCTGTTCAACCATACTGCGGGGCTTACTCTCGAGCATATCGCCCGTCTTCGCTTCGATACCTTGATCTTGATCTTCCACGTCCCTGAGCCATGCGGTTAGATCGACGGCAGCGTATTCGACCCTGCTCCAATCGGGCGAGTCGTGAAGATCTTGCGACGAATGGTACTCGTGATCGCCGACCTTTACGATAAGGTTTCCTTTTTCTTCGTTGCGCAGAAGCGTCAGAACGTTGATTCGGTTGCTGGTGGGTGGGCTTTTTTCGATGACTTCTGTTTCCGCTTCAAGTTCTTCAACGGCCTCTTCTTGAGGTTCGGCAGGTTCATCAGCCTTACTGTGTCCGAGCACCCATTTCCTTACCTTCTGGAGCGAGGCGGCGAGGATTTCTTTGTAATCCTTGTCTTGTTCCTTTCCCGCTTCTTCTTCCTTGGGCTGTTTTTCCTGCGCCTGATCATCTTCCGCAACATCCGCCTCCAGCTCCGCTTTGGCTTTCTTCTTGGCGGCTTTTTGCTGCTCTCGTAAAATGGTGAACGCCAACAGGGCAACGAAACCCCCGAGGCTCATCATGACGATGCCGACCAACAACTGGTTATCGGGATTCATATACTTGCCTCCGGTTGGCATTTCGGACAGAAATGCGTGCCTCGTTGCCCGATTACCATGCGTTCGATCGGCGAACCGCAAGTCGCACACGCTTCACCCGCTCGCTGGTAGACGCGAAAGTGGTTTTGAAATTCGCCCCCACGGTATACCCAATCGATACTGGCGCCGTTGCTTCTGATTCCGCTCTTCAAGGTATCTCGTATCCCCTTCCAGAGTGCTTGGACCTCATCCGGCTCGAGGGAATCGCTGCGTCGAAGGGGGTGGACGCCTGCGCGGTGCAAAGCTTCATCGGTGTAAATGTTGCCGAGACCCGCCAGAAAGGTCTGGTCGAGCAGCAAGGATTTAATGCGTCGTTTTCTCTTGTGCAGGTCTTCCATCAAACGTTCCCAGGTGAAGCTTGAGCTTAAGGGTTCGGGACCGAGGTCTCCGAAAATTTGCTGCTCATCATCCACGAGATAAACCCGTCCGAACTTCCTAACATCATTAAACCGAAGTTGATAATGA contains these protein-coding regions:
- the mutM gene encoding bifunctional DNA-formamidopyrimidine glycosylase/DNA-(apurinic or apyrimidinic site) lyase, producing MPELPEVETIARILREGDRDPSLIGQRIQRVSLHWPRHIQTPSESTFRRRIRNRLVRDVGRRGKFIHILLDRGNLIIHLRMSGDLSIVSNDTPRDQHDHTIFFLENHYQLRFNDVRKFGRVYLVDDEQQIFGDLGPEPLSSSFTWERLMEDLHKRKRRIKSLLLDQTFLAGLGNIYTDEALHRAGVHPLRRSDSLEPDEVQALWKGIRDTLKSGIRSNGASIDWVYRGGEFQNHFRVYQRAGEACATCGSPIERMVIGQRGTHFCPKCQPEASI